A section of the Flavobacterium ardleyense genome encodes:
- the ctlX gene encoding citrulline utilization hydrolase CtlX, with amino-acid sequence MKQTTNSILMIRPVSFRMNEQTVVNNYYQKVIENLSPENVNAKAQEEFDTFVEKLRAVGVNVVVVNDTMNPDTPDSIFPNNWISFHQNSDVALYPMFAENRRRERREEILDTLEDQGFLIENIVDYSSAEDDGYFLEGTGSMLLDRANGKAYCALSPRADEELFIEFCEDFDYAPVIFEAFHNVDGERKLIYHTNVMMCLGETFAVICADCIDDKAERKNVIQNLKDNNKEVIFITEEQVNSFAGNMLEVKGEDDKRFIVMSTAAYNSLTEDQIAKLSAHAEILHSSLDTIESCGGGSARCMMAEIFLPLEEELEELEEDEE; translated from the coding sequence ATGAAACAAACAACAAATTCAATTTTGATGATTCGTCCGGTTTCTTTTCGGATGAATGAGCAGACAGTGGTAAATAATTACTACCAAAAGGTGATCGAAAATCTATCGCCAGAAAATGTCAATGCTAAAGCGCAGGAGGAGTTTGATACGTTTGTAGAAAAGCTTCGCGCGGTAGGGGTAAATGTGGTGGTAGTAAATGACACTATGAATCCAGATACTCCCGACAGTATTTTTCCCAACAACTGGATTTCCTTCCATCAAAACAGTGATGTCGCGTTGTATCCGATGTTTGCCGAAAACAGAAGACGTGAACGTCGCGAGGAAATTTTGGACACTCTAGAAGATCAAGGTTTCTTGATAGAAAATATTGTAGATTATTCGTCTGCCGAGGATGATGGTTATTTTCTTGAAGGTACTGGAAGTATGTTGCTAGACCGTGCCAATGGTAAAGCATATTGCGCACTTTCGCCAAGAGCAGATGAAGAACTTTTTATCGAATTCTGCGAGGATTTTGATTATGCGCCAGTGATTTTTGAGGCATTTCATAATGTTGATGGAGAACGAAAATTGATTTATCATACCAACGTAATGATGTGTCTAGGTGAAACATTTGCAGTAATCTGCGCTGATTGTATAGATGACAAAGCCGAGCGTAAAAATGTTATTCAGAATTTAAAAGACAATAATAAAGAAGTAATTTTTATTACCGAAGAGCAAGTAAATAGCTTTGCGGGTAATATGCTTGAGGTAAAGGGCGAAGATGATAAACGTTTTATCGTAATGAGCACCGCCGCTTATAATAGTCTTACTGAAGATCAAATAGCTAAATTATCTGCTCATGCCGAAATTCTTCATTCAAGCTTAGACACTATCGAATCCTGCGGTGGC